ACGGCGATGAAGGTGAGAGAAGGGCGGGCCATTGGCGTCGGTTTTTCCGTTCTTCTTCGTCGAGCCGCAGCTTCATTAACGGCGCCGCACGCGGCTCCGCAAGCCCCAAAGACGGCGATGAGGGCGGCGCCGCATCTTGACGAGCATCAAAGGCTAATATAATTGCCAGCAACGTGTCGCGGGCGTGGATCGCGGCCTGGCTCGGCCGCTCGAAGAGGAGCGCCGGGCGTGAAAGACCGTCGGCGCGTCTCGGATCGCGGTCGGCCCATCCAGGGCGTTCTCGGAATTCGAGCCGGCGATGATATCCACCAAAGCGTATCTCACTTAACAGGCGAGACTTCGTCTGTCTTGGGTGATATCGTTGCACGGCTGGCAGCCTGAACGAGATCGGGCGTTAAAGAGGAGGAAGCGTTATGGGAGCAATTCTCGAGCTTACGAGCTATGCGGCGACGCCGGTTGGCATGATCGCGATCATCGCGCTCGGCGCCGCGGCGTATTTCGCCGCTCGCTGGGTTCTGAGCGACTGACGCTTCAGAACCGGTCTACGGATATGATGCGGCGCATCGGCTCGTTCGATGCGCCGCTTCTTTTTGGCGTCGTCGCGCTGGAAAGAATCCGCCTCGAGCGTTGCGAAAGATGCGCCGAGGCTTTCCAATGGAAGCCGCAGGTTATATAGTCGGGCCTACCCACTCGGGGGGCGCCGCCGCCCGAGTGCATCCTGGCTGCGACCGCAGCGCTTTCACTTGGAGTGGCCCATGGCCTCGACGTCTTCGACGAAGCTCGGAGATGAACGACCGCGAGCCGTCGGACGTCCCGGGCCGATCCGCGCGCCCGAACGTCCCGCGACGCAGGCGGCCGACAGCGCGCCGACCGCTCCACGCCAGAAGGCCGAGCGTTCGGGCGAAGACCGCGGCGAGACGGGCGCGGCTTTTCCGATCGACGTCGCCATCGCCGACAAGAGCCCGCTGATCCTGGCCGGGCTCGAGGCGCTGCTCGCCGACGACCGCCGCTTCAATCTCGTGCTGAAGGTCACGGACGGCGAGGAGTTTCTCGACGCCGCCAAGCTGCAGCGCTTCCAGATCGCCATCATCGGCTGGCAATTGCCGACGCTGCACGCGCGGGAAGTGCTGCGCGCGCTGTCGCGCCAGCCCTCCGCGCCCAAGATCGTCGTCTATAGCGGCACCAATGATCCCGCCGCGCCGGCGGAGACGCTGCAATTGGGCGGCGCCGGCTTCGTCAGCAAGCGCGCTCCGCCGGAGCGCCTGCTCGACGTGCTCGCCTCGGTGGCGGCGGGCGACATGGTGTTTCCCTTCGTCGACATCCGCAAGATGCGCGCCGATCCGCTGGAGAATCTCACTCTGCGCGAGCGCAGCCTGTTGTCGGCGCTCGGCTCCGGCCACACCAACAACCAGCTCGCCAAGGATTTCGGCGTCTCGATCAACACGATCAAATTCCACTTGCGCAATTTGTTCGAGAAGCTCGAGGTGCGCAATCGCGCCCAGGCGATCGCGCTGTTCCTGGAGATGAAGCACGGCTCCTGGACCGCGGCGACCTCGGGCGGCCGCGCCGAGTCGGCGGGCGCCTCCCGCTCCAGGAAGTCCTCGCGCGACTGACGCGCCCAGTGACGCGCGTTTACTGGCCGGCTTCGGGCGCTGGAAACAGAGCGTCGGTCTTCCCGGTCAGCCAGTAGGCGAGGAGGCCGATCCATTCATGCGCCGTGAGATCGACGAGCCGGAGCATTTCGGGCGCGTTCTTGTGAAGGCTGATGTCCATCCAGGATCCCCTCGTGTGATAGGCGACGGGATAGGGGATCGCTGGAAAGCCCACCCGTCGAAAAATGCCGACAGAGCGCGGCATATGCATCGCCGATGTGACCAGTAGCCAGGGCTCCCCCGGCCGCGGCGACGCCAGCTCGCGGGAGTAGACGGCGTTCTCGAATGTGTTGCGCGATTTGTCCTCGAGGATGATCCGCGCCGGATCGACGCCCATCTGCTCGAGAAATCGTCCGGCGACCTGCGCCTCGGAAAAGGGCGAGCCGCGCAGCGACGACGAGCCTCCCGAGAAGAGGATGCGGGCTTGCGGATAGCGGCGCGACAATTCGACTGTGGCCGTCAATCGCTCGGCGGAATCATTGAAGGCGACGCCGCCGCGCGCCATGCTGATGTTCTCGTCGAAGGCGCCGCCGAGCACGATGATTCCACCGGGCGCCGGCATATCGGCCGCCGGCCGCGCGAAACGATTTTCCAAGGGCAGCGCCAGATAGATCGCGAGCGGCGAAAAGGACATTGCCAGAAGGGCGAGCACTCCCGCCGTCGCCAGCGTGCGGCCCGTTTTCGCGAAGCGCGTGAATAGCAGAGCGACGCCG
This genomic window from Methylosinus sp. H3A contains:
- a CDS encoding response regulator transcription factor, with amino-acid sequence MASTSSTKLGDERPRAVGRPGPIRAPERPATQAADSAPTAPRQKAERSGEDRGETGAAFPIDVAIADKSPLILAGLEALLADDRRFNLVLKVTDGEEFLDAAKLQRFQIAIIGWQLPTLHAREVLRALSRQPSAPKIVVYSGTNDPAAPAETLQLGGAGFVSKRAPPERLLDVLASVAAGDMVFPFVDIRKMRADPLENLTLRERSLLSALGSGHTNNQLAKDFGVSINTIKFHLRNLFEKLEVRNRAQAIALFLEMKHGSWTAATSGGRAESAGASRSRKSSRD
- a CDS encoding YdcF family protein, translated to MFFQLSKIAEFFVNPAHLALLLASIGVALLFTRFAKTGRTLATAGVLALLAMSFSPLAIYLALPLENRFARPAADMPAPGGIIVLGGAFDENISMARGGVAFNDSAERLTATVELSRRYPQARILFSGGSSSLRGSPFSEAQVAGRFLEQMGVDPARIILEDKSRNTFENAVYSRELASPRPGEPWLLVTSAMHMPRSVGIFRRVGFPAIPYPVAYHTRGSWMDISLHKNAPEMLRLVDLTAHEWIGLLAYWLTGKTDALFPAPEAGQ